In Engraulis encrasicolus isolate BLACKSEA-1 chromosome 2, IST_EnEncr_1.0, whole genome shotgun sequence, the sequence agaaatgaatgtgaatatagacataaatgtgtaatatgttgttcagccctttcaatgggaggaattttgaaaaactggccctgtgaccagcacccctcatgtagaatgtgtacgcctgtgtgtgtgtgtggggaaaaggcataatctaccctcttagaccctttttgtctatgtgttaacaatttcacagtactcttaaattcttatctctgctcctattttgttttattatttttttcattacatagacccctgcatgagggacgaatgaaactgtgttgtaaacagaaattattcactgtactgcatttttaaaaaaaatatataaatgtactacacccccacccccacccccccggaaaaaaaatcccggctgcccccatagtttccaaaatttctgtgggaaacactgatgttcTTGAAGAATGAATGTTCAGCAACTTAAAAATAGTGACTTAATACTTAAAAACTTCCTATTCTGCCATGCCAATGAATTAAATTGAAAGAATTGTGTCATTTTTGATTAAAGGGTCACAATGTAGGATGGTTGCAtctggggttctctgacagcggacagAGAGTCAtggttcacttactaatgactcaaataagcatcggctgacgggggacagtgattaattaaacttttaatcctacctagagcacCTTTAATTATTATAGATTAAAAGAATTGCATGATGAATTTTGTTGGCTGCTAGATTACAGTATATtatatcatttattttttatCGGTGATGTATGTAATACTACTTCTTTGTGTGGCAGCCTTTGTCACCTGTCTGTTAATGTATGCGTGTGTCAATGGCTGAATATGAGCCATAACTGTGTCAAGAAAATCACATGTCCAACTATACATTATCAGATGCCGAATTAAACAGATTAAAAAGACCAACTCTGTTGAAATGACATTCCTCCGATCTTTGTGTGAATTTGGGGCGCTGTAAAGCCATTTAGGAAACTATAGGACTGAAAGACATTGTGAAAAATACCTGAGGATGTGTCTAAAATTAAGGGTACCTGTGTCAGATGATGACAACTTTGACATTTGGCACATTTTTCAGTCCTCAAAGTATCGTACAACTGTCTTAAGATTTATTGAATTTAGTTTCAGAAAACGTGACACATTTATTTTCCTGTGGACACATTCTGACTGCCAATGACTGCCTGGTCTCTTTGCAGAAATGTAGCACACATCACCAATCCGAAGCCGCTGCTTATGCACGTGCTGAAGAAGACCACAGCCCTGACACGGACACCGAGCGGCACATGGGCTCTCCAGAGCCGGACAGCCTACTGGAGGGACGGCCAGACGGGCCAGACACGGACACCACATGGCAGACAGagccctgctctcctcccctgcagctggaggaggtggagctggagctggagctagaggtggaggaggaagagaagaagaacgaGGGGAACaatggtgaagaggaggaggaggaagaggaagaggagatgagtctACAGAGCCTGCTGCGGAGGTCACGGCAGTACATGGAGCGGGAGCAGGGGCGCGCAGGGTTAAAGGGTAGCTGCGGCCGTGCCAACGTGGTCCGCTCGCCCACACCGCTGGTTGCCGCGACAACAGGGACTGGGACAAGGGCTGCGCTGGGGAACGAGAGCCTGTCCGACAAGGAGAACGAGAACGGCAGTCTGGTGCCAGGGGCGACAACACAGACTGCCCAAGGCCCCGCGTCGGCCGTCAGGAGCCCCGTGCAGCAGGAGCAGGCTGTGCGCCACAGTCCAACCGGCACGGGGCCGCGCTGCGCCCGCTCCCCTGATGGCGTGCCGGGACGTgggccctccccctcccccgccctGCCCGGCAGGTTCGTCCAGCCGGAACCCACGCCGAGCCTGAGCCCCATCCCGCGGCCTCACCGTGGCCGGCCCAGACCCGTCTCCACGGGGGACATCCTCTTCTCGCTGCCCGTGGAGGCTGGTATGGGCCGGCCCAGGGAGTTCGCCGGAGCCTCCTGGCTCACTATGGACCAGAGGTCGCccgatcaccaccaccaccaccacggcaccTCCAGTGCCAACTCTCTTGCCAGCAGCCGgcgtgccagtgccagtgccagccATGAGAACGGAGGAGGGGTGACCGGTGCTGCCAGCGTCTGTGCTGCCAGTTTTGTAATGGGTGCCAGCGGCTCGAGTCTGCCCGGCGGCGTGGAGGGATTCCGCAGGAGGTCCCACACGCTGGACAGCCAGTCGGGTGGCCGCCCAGTGGACCGCAGTCAGGAGAGGCTGCCGCGCTTCATGGCGGGAGTGGCCCAGGTGCAGATCTCCACCCGCAGGTCTCCGCCTGCCCCTGGCCCCGGCCCTGGCTCCTGCCCTGGGTCCGTGCCCTCGCCTTACTTGCTGTACGGGCAGGAGAGCCCCGTGCCCGCCCTGCTGCGCTCTCACGCCACCCCTGACCCCGTGACCGCGTCCTGCCAGGTCAGGCGCCGGCTGCACAGTGACAGCGACCACGAGGGCAGGCTCACCCCCGGCCTCCTCGGTACGCCTGGGGAGGGCAAACACACAGGTGAGTGTTTACTTTGTAATtgccccctttttacccattagataacTTTCTGTTAaactgttgttacgcagaaagtacacagtaattactgtacagtAAACTAATGT encodes:
- the LOC134440050 gene encoding centriolar coiled-coil protein of 110 kDa-like, encoding MENYEEFCARSLARLQLLEEKEETMRCPPPGQWHQPSLIRIRGRPILSPLLNEEARREMCVYRERAVERAAEREVQRRSRLITQVQSILDSAQKCSTHHQSEAAAYARAEEDHSPDTDTERHMGSPEPDSLLEGRPDGPDTDTTWQTEPCSPPLQLEEVELELELEVEEEEKKNEGNNGEEEEEEEEEEMSLQSLLRRSRQYMEREQGRAGLKGSCGRANVVRSPTPLVAATTGTGTRAALGNESLSDKENENGSLVPGATTQTAQGPASAVRSPVQQEQAVRHSPTGTGPRCARSPDGVPGRGPSPSPALPGRFVQPEPTPSLSPIPRPHRGRPRPVSTGDILFSLPVEAGMGRPREFAGASWLTMDQRSPDHHHHHHGTSSANSLASSRRASASASHENGGGVTGAASVCAASFVMGASGSSLPGGVEGFRRRSHTLDSQSGGRPVDRSQERLPRFMAGVAQVQISTRRSPPAPGPGPGSCPGSVPSPYLLYGQESPVPALLRSHATPDPVTASCQVRRRLHSDSDHEGRLTPGLLGTPGEGKHTDSVDAVQWRVHALEEEHAFQLSQLLAEQEREQQCLREVRGLNCTQPLHAEELHYSYRRSEGLDSTERRLSGVSLEGTVEWRGGREHYPASSPAERSPPQGSYSMGFPSPLSPGVATPSTPPAYQWGPARVSTKPRNRLSQVLSAEQQRALCRLTAVARGFLIRRLLNTEKVKHLRQTVQDTQEFIGSFHTDVPPRRASLSPQDQSLQERVRAQLRAALFDIHDIFFELSLEERLALLQQDRELRTERKLRDMEKAKAPKDRRCLSAATQKSLDRKKQRVGESPGPVRKTQQKPKSPTTNRILQPSQGQNAPSPGNLYRQGSWYKKTPEERVKRTNSLKKQNSLG